One genomic region from Oscillospiraceae bacterium encodes:
- the gatB gene encoding Asp-tRNA(Asn)/Glu-tRNA(Gln) amidotransferase subunit GatB, whose translation MSWEIVMGLEVHAELSTKTKIFCGCPNDFGGAPNTHVCPICSGMPGTLPVLNRAVVEYAVKLGLALDCDITSPCQFDRKHYFYPDLPAAYQVSQLYVPICQNGHIDLDLDGVEKRIHIRQIHMEEDAGKLIHDPANHRTLMDFNRAGVPLLEIVSQPDFRSADEVIAYLEQLRETLIYLDICDGKMQEGSMRVDVNLSIRRPGGELGVRTEMKNLNSFKAIARAIEYESERQIDILESGGQLMQQTRRWDDDRGESYAMRSKENAQDYRYFPDPNLLPIEINAAWMTRLRDSLPELAHQKRARYVQDYGLSNVEANILTTHRNVSDLFEALIANSCEPRETTNLIVVEIMRLMNAHDTLPENLNIDTSKLATLIALVLDDKINRKAYKETIEAVFIDNVDPETYINDKGLLMVSDDGALAGIVAAVIATNPDAVTDHHNGKPKAFGFLMGQIMKQLGRSGNPTAAKKALEEKLKET comes from the coding sequence ATGAGCTGGGAAATCGTAATGGGCTTGGAAGTCCACGCCGAACTCTCGACCAAGACAAAAATCTTCTGCGGCTGCCCCAACGACTTTGGCGGCGCCCCTAACACGCACGTCTGCCCCATTTGTTCGGGTATGCCGGGCACGTTGCCGGTACTCAACCGTGCCGTAGTGGAATACGCCGTCAAGCTGGGGCTGGCATTGGATTGCGACATTACTTCACCCTGCCAATTTGACCGCAAACATTATTTTTACCCCGACCTGCCCGCGGCATATCAAGTGTCACAATTATACGTGCCCATCTGCCAAAACGGGCATATCGATCTCGACCTTGACGGCGTTGAAAAGCGTATTCACATCCGTCAAATACACATGGAAGAAGATGCCGGCAAACTGATACACGACCCCGCGAATCATCGCACGTTGATGGATTTCAATCGTGCCGGTGTGCCTCTCTTAGAGATTGTTTCGCAACCCGATTTCCGTAGCGCTGATGAGGTTATAGCATACTTGGAACAGTTGCGCGAAACGCTGATCTATCTCGACATTTGCGACGGCAAGATGCAGGAAGGCTCTATGCGCGTAGACGTAAATTTGTCGATACGGCGACCTGGCGGCGAGCTTGGCGTGCGCACTGAAATGAAAAATCTCAACTCGTTCAAAGCCATTGCACGAGCCATTGAATATGAATCCGAACGACAAATTGATATTTTGGAAAGCGGCGGACAGCTCATGCAACAGACGCGCCGTTGGGATGACGACCGTGGCGAAAGCTACGCCATGCGTTCCAAAGAGAACGCACAAGACTACCGCTACTTCCCCGACCCCAACCTATTACCTATTGAAATCAACGCCGCGTGGATGACACGATTGCGCGACAGTTTGCCGGAATTGGCACACCAAAAGCGCGCACGGTATGTACAGGATTACGGACTATCAAATGTCGAAGCCAATATTTTGACGACGCATCGCAATGTATCGGATTTATTTGAAGCATTGATTGCCAACAGTTGCGAACCAAGAGAAACTACGAATTTGATCGTTGTCGAAATTATGCGTTTGATGAACGCACACGACACATTGCCCGAAAACTTGAACATTGATACAAGCAAACTGGCAACGCTGATTGCGCTGGTTCTTGATGATAAGATCAACCGCAAGGCGTACAAAGAAACCATCGAGGCCGTTTTTATCGACAACGTTGACCCCGAGACATATATCAACGATAAAGGGCTGCTCATGGTCAGCGACGACGGCGCATTAGCAGGCATTGTGGCGGCCGTTATCGCAACCAACCCCGACGCCGTGACAGACCATCATAACGGAAAACCCAAGGCGTTCGGATTCCTAATGGGGCAGATTATGAAGCAGCTTGGACGCAGCGGCAACCCGACAGCTGCAAAAAAAGCATTGGAAGAGAAACTGAAAGAAACCTAA
- the aspS gene encoding aspartate--tRNA ligase — MKYRTHTCGALRPEHIGQTATLSGWVENIRDHGGVEFVDLRDQYGITQVVLHDDGVKFSRESVITVQGEVKQRAEDTVNPRLATGEVEVHAINIIVQSAATRMLPFEVRESQAVREEVRLTHRFLDLRNPSVKQNILLRSQVTSFLRQKMEQLGFTEFQTPILTSSSPEGARDFLVPSRKHHGKFYALPQAPQIFKQLLMVSGFDRYYQIAPCFRDEDARADRSPGEFYQLDFEMAFATQEDVFEIAENVLTETFAKFGDKPVTSAPFPRISYAEAMMKYGTDKPDLRNPLIIEDLTDFFQGVDFAPFKDIPVRGIVAQGASTQSKSFFERMLQSALDIGMKGLGYISVLEDGSFKGPIVKFLSDSKQAELRQMLSLQANDTLFFIADTPKAVDGLAGQIRTKLGEQLELIDTDIFSFCFVVDYPMYGLADDGSIEFTHNPFSMPQGGLQALETQNPLDILAWQYDIVCNGIELSSGAVRNHLPEVMEKAFAIAGYNKEELESKFAALYNAFHYGAPPHAGMAPGLDRIVMLLAGEENIREVMAFPMNSNAQDLLLDAPCEVTEQQLRDVGIRLRGVRN; from the coding sequence ATGAAGTATCGCACACACACTTGCGGCGCGTTGCGCCCTGAACATATCGGACAGACTGCCACGCTGTCGGGATGGGTAGAAAATATCCGTGACCACGGCGGCGTTGAGTTTGTCGATTTGCGCGACCAATACGGCATCACGCAAGTCGTGTTGCATGACGACGGCGTAAAATTTTCGCGTGAAAGTGTTATCACGGTACAAGGCGAAGTCAAACAACGCGCCGAAGATACTGTCAACCCGCGCTTGGCAACGGGCGAAGTCGAAGTCCACGCGATAAACATTATCGTGCAAAGCGCAGCGACACGTATGCTGCCGTTTGAAGTACGCGAATCACAAGCCGTGCGCGAAGAAGTGCGGCTTACCCACCGTTTCTTAGACCTGCGCAACCCGTCCGTCAAACAAAATATCTTGCTGCGCTCGCAAGTGACATCTTTTTTGCGTCAAAAGATGGAACAACTGGGTTTTACCGAGTTTCAAACACCTATTTTGACTTCATCGTCGCCCGAGGGCGCGCGTGATTTTCTCGTGCCCAGCCGCAAGCATCATGGCAAATTCTACGCATTGCCGCAAGCACCACAGATTTTCAAACAGCTACTGATGGTGTCGGGCTTTGACCGCTACTACCAAATCGCGCCCTGTTTCCGCGATGAAGATGCTCGCGCGGATCGCTCACCGGGCGAGTTTTATCAGCTGGACTTTGAAATGGCGTTTGCCACGCAGGAGGATGTTTTTGAAATCGCCGAAAACGTGCTGACAGAAACGTTTGCCAAGTTTGGCGACAAACCCGTCACTTCAGCACCCTTCCCGCGCATCTCTTACGCCGAAGCTATGATGAAGTACGGCACCGATAAGCCAGATTTGCGCAACCCATTGATTATTGAGGACTTGACCGACTTCTTCCAAGGCGTTGACTTCGCGCCGTTTAAAGATATTCCCGTCCGCGGCATTGTGGCGCAAGGGGCGAGTACACAATCTAAATCATTTTTCGAGCGTATGCTGCAATCCGCGCTCGACATCGGCATGAAAGGTCTCGGCTATATTTCGGTGCTGGAAGACGGCAGCTTCAAAGGCCCAATCGTCAAGTTTTTGTCCGACAGCAAACAGGCAGAATTGCGCCAAATGCTATCACTGCAAGCCAACGATACGCTCTTTTTTATCGCCGACACACCCAAGGCCGTCGATGGCTTAGCGGGGCAAATCCGCACAAAGCTGGGTGAGCAATTGGAGCTGATTGACACAGATATATTCTCATTCTGCTTTGTCGTCGATTACCCCATGTACGGGCTGGCTGACGACGGTAGCATTGAGTTCACGCACAACCCATTTTCCATGCCGCAGGGCGGTTTGCAAGCGTTGGAAACGCAAAATCCGCTCGATATTTTAGCGTGGCAGTATGACATTGTGTGCAACGGCATTGAATTGTCGTCAGGTGCGGTACGAAACCATTTGCCTGAAGTTATGGAAAAAGCCTTTGCCATCGCAGGGTACAACAAAGAAGAATTGGAATCAAAATTTGCAGCATTGTACAACGCTTTCCATTACGGCGCACCACCCCACGCCGGCATGGCACCGGGACTCGACCGTATTGTCATGCTGCTTGCCGGTGAGGAAAATATCCGCGAAGTCATGGCATTCCCAATGAACAGCAATGCACAGGATTTATTGCTCGACGCACCCTGCGAGGTGACGGAGCAGCAATTGCGGGATGTTGGGATTCGGTTACGCGGCGTTAGGAACTAG
- a CDS encoding VOC family protein: MLIPHLHFCGDCKAAIALYEKAFDTKVEEYVTFDDYSRNDPESCANDKQIAHARMIIHGQALMLNDRDDFANKDKSLNSAPHLIVQFASKEELLACYEHFKDNGRIIDPFVTTFYSALVGNFMDEFGVLWGFMVV; the protein is encoded by the coding sequence ATGCTGATACCACACTTACACTTCTGCGGTGATTGCAAGGCCGCCATTGCCTTGTACGAGAAAGCGTTTGACACAAAAGTTGAAGAATATGTTACATTTGACGATTATTCTCGCAACGACCCCGAAAGCTGTGCGAACGACAAGCAAATCGCCCATGCTCGTATGATAATCCACGGGCAAGCACTTATGCTCAACGACAGGGATGATTTTGCCAACAAAGACAAGTCGCTCAACAGCGCGCCACATTTGATTGTGCAGTTTGCAAGCAAAGAAGAACTGCTGGCTTGCTACGAGCATTTCAAGGACAATGGTAGAATAATCGACCCGTTTGTCACAACATTTTATAGTGCATTGGTGGGTAATTTTATGGATGAATTCGGTGTGCTGTGGGGCTTTATGGTGGTGTGA
- a CDS encoding glutamine synthetase III, whose product MKNIPKLFGSMVFNDDVMRERLPENIYNALKKTMEQGTHLELDVANVVAGAMKDWAVEKGVTHYTHWFQPMTGITAEKHDSFISLCGNGKVMMEFSGSELVHGESDASSFPSGGLRATFEARGYTVWDTTSPAFIKDGTLCIPTAFCSYTGEALDKKTPLLRSMEALNMQALRILRLFGDTATKRVVPNVGPEQEYFLIDKDLYLQRPDLVYAGRTVLGARPPKGQEKEDHYFGSIKPSVSAFMKELDEELWKLGVTAKTRHNEASPGQHELVPIFSTANIATDHNQIAMELMKSIADAHGMACLLHEKPFAGMSGSGKHNNWSLGTDSGVNLLDPGKTPRENAQFLLFLVAVIQAIDEYQDLLRLSAANAGNDHRLGGHEAPPTIISIFLGEELTDILESIESGSNCPDRGEQSMEVGVTALPHFPKDTTDRNRTSPFAFTGNKFEFRMPGSSFSIAGPNIILNTVVAEVLSQFADQLETSSNFNSDLAALIKNTFKTHKRIVFNENNYADEWTAEAEKRGLSNLRTAIDALPAFISPKSVALFTKHNVLGESELHSRCEILLEDYCKAINIEALTMVDMVKGGVIPAVVDYQNDLWKLYERSKQYGNFDSTLEKTLLETISALSGELLIKLTALESAIAINRDGIGILAQAKICRDKIFVAMNELRPIADELETLIAKKYWPFPDYGSLLYSVI is encoded by the coding sequence ATGAAAAATATTCCCAAACTCTTTGGCAGCATGGTCTTTAACGATGACGTCATGCGTGAGCGGCTGCCTGAAAACATCTATAATGCCCTCAAAAAAACGATGGAGCAGGGCACACACTTGGAGCTTGACGTCGCCAATGTCGTGGCCGGTGCCATGAAAGATTGGGCGGTCGAGAAAGGTGTGACGCACTATACACATTGGTTTCAGCCCATGACCGGCATCACTGCCGAAAAACACGACAGCTTTATTTCACTTTGCGGCAACGGCAAGGTGATGATGGAGTTCTCCGGCTCGGAGCTTGTGCACGGGGAATCAGACGCGTCTAGTTTCCCTTCGGGGGGCTTGCGTGCCACATTTGAAGCTCGCGGCTATACGGTTTGGGACACGACCTCGCCCGCCTTTATCAAAGATGGTACGCTGTGTATCCCAACGGCGTTTTGCTCATATACCGGCGAGGCGTTGGACAAAAAAACGCCCCTGCTCCGCTCAATGGAAGCACTTAATATGCAGGCCCTGCGTATTCTACGTCTCTTCGGCGACACGGCTACAAAACGCGTCGTTCCCAATGTCGGGCCGGAACAAGAGTATTTTCTGATTGACAAAGACCTGTACTTGCAACGCCCTGACTTGGTCTATGCCGGGCGCACGGTGCTGGGTGCGCGTCCGCCTAAGGGTCAAGAGAAAGAAGACCACTACTTCGGCAGCATCAAGCCATCTGTGTCGGCGTTTATGAAAGAACTGGACGAGGAACTTTGGAAACTCGGCGTGACAGCAAAGACACGGCACAACGAAGCCTCACCGGGCCAGCATGAACTTGTGCCGATTTTCTCAACGGCAAATATCGCCACCGACCATAATCAAATTGCCATGGAACTGATGAAGAGTATCGCCGACGCTCACGGCATGGCCTGCTTGTTGCATGAAAAGCCATTTGCCGGCATGAGCGGCAGCGGCAAGCACAACAACTGGTCCCTCGGCACCGACAGCGGCGTCAATCTACTCGACCCGGGCAAAACGCCGCGCGAAAACGCGCAGTTTCTGCTCTTCTTGGTCGCCGTCATCCAAGCCATTGACGAATATCAAGATCTGCTCCGCCTCTCAGCGGCTAACGCCGGCAATGACCATAGGCTGGGCGGCCACGAAGCCCCGCCGACCATTATTTCCATCTTCTTAGGCGAAGAACTGACCGACATTCTCGAATCCATTGAGTCAGGAAGCAATTGTCCGGACAGGGGCGAGCAGTCGATGGAAGTCGGCGTCACCGCTCTGCCACACTTCCCCAAGGACACCACCGACCGCAACCGCACTTCGCCGTTCGCTTTCACCGGCAACAAGTTTGAATTCCGTATGCCCGGATCTTCATTTTCGATTGCCGGCCCGAATATTATCTTAAACACTGTTGTTGCCGAAGTTTTGAGCCAATTTGCTGACCAACTCGAAACATCAAGCAACTTCAACAGTGACTTGGCGGCATTGATCAAAAACACATTCAAGACACACAAACGCATTGTCTTCAACGAAAACAACTACGCCGATGAGTGGACTGCCGAAGCCGAAAAACGCGGTCTGTCCAACTTAAGAACAGCTATTGACGCACTGCCTGCGTTTATTTCACCAAAAAGCGTCGCGCTCTTTACTAAACACAACGTTTTGGGTGAGTCCGAGCTGCACTCGCGCTGTGAAATTCTGTTAGAAGACTATTGCAAAGCCATCAACATTGAGGCGTTGACGATGGTTGACATGGTCAAGGGCGGTGTCATTCCCGCCGTTGTCGACTATCAGAACGACTTGTGGAAACTCTATGAACGCTCAAAACAATACGGCAATTTTGACTCAACATTGGAAAAAACGTTGTTAGAGACAATTTCGGCATTGTCGGGCGAATTGCTCATCAAGCTGACGGCGCTCGAAAGCGCAATCGCCATAAACCGCGACGGCATAGGCATTCTCGCCCAAGCCAAGATATGCCGCGACAAAATCTTTGTCGCCATGAACGAACTGCGCCCGATTGCCGATGAACTCGAAACGCTGATTGCCAAAAAATATTGGCCGTTTCCGGATTATGGGTCACTGTTGTATAGTGTGATTTAA
- a CDS encoding pyridoxamine 5'-phosphate oxidase family protein, whose protein sequence is MNPKLFERANQIIQKTANVHLGVVDENGYPVVMSMSLINPENISEVFLSTTLDSNKAKNLQRNNKASVCCNTNEHNITLIGETEILTDQETKSKCWQNWFIEVYPGGETDPNYCIIKFTTKRVSLYIDDKAAAFELAK, encoded by the coding sequence ATGAATCCAAAACTGTTTGAAAGAGCAAATCAAATCATCCAAAAAACTGCAAACGTTCATTTAGGTGTTGTTGACGAAAATGGGTACCCTGTGGTTATGTCAATGTCGCTTATTAACCCCGAGAATATTTCCGAAGTTTTTTTATCTACAACGCTTGACTCAAACAAGGCAAAAAACCTTCAAAGAAATAACAAGGCAAGCGTGTGTTGCAACACGAACGAGCACAATATAACCCTTATCGGCGAAACGGAAATTCTTACCGATCAAGAAACAAAGAGCAAATGCTGGCAAAATTGGTTTATAGAAGTTTACCCGGGCGGCGAAACAGACCCTAATTATTGCATCATTAAATTTACCACAAAACGAGTGTCGCTATATATCGACGACAAAGCCGCAGCGTTTGAACTCGCAAAATAA